The Arachis hypogaea cultivar Tifrunner chromosome 14, arahy.Tifrunner.gnm2.J5K5, whole genome shotgun sequence genome has a segment encoding these proteins:
- the LOC112740704 gene encoding isoflavone-7-O-methyltransferase 6-like, which produces MKNMVEKMDLLSGRKANEIFEGQVHVYKHIFAHLDSMCLKWCIELEIPTIIYNHEKPITLHELISILQVPPSKISGVERLMRHLSHNGFFDIVTIHDDDDENKEEKEAYALTIASELLVKGTEYCLTPMAKCGLNPLMSSSFNLLGKWTLEENLSLSEISLGTNLWDFLSKNPSILTSFNESMASDSQMVKLALKDHSAVFEGLESIVDVGGGNGTISKIISDMFPKLKCIVFDLPHVVENFSGTSSNNLSFIGGDMFNFIPEADAVLLKWILHDWDDEHCVKILKKCKDAISNNTKGGKAIVIDLVINEKQDEFGLTQMKLRMDIAMTTLNGKERSEEEFKRLFLEAGFQDYKIFPLTGMYSLIEVYP; this is translated from the exons ATGAAAAACATGGTAGAAAAAATGGATTTACTAAGTGGTCGCAAAGCAAATGAGATTTTTGAAGGGCAAGTTCATGTGTACAAACATATATTTGCTCACTTAGATTCTATGTGCCTTAAATGGTGCATTGAGTTAGAAATACCAACCATAATCTACAACCATGAAAAACCCATCACCCTTCATGAATTGATATCAATTTTACAAGTTCCACCATCCAAAATTAGTGGTGTGGAACGTCTTATGCGCCACCTAAGTCACAATGGATTCTTTGATATTGTAACAATccatgatgatgacgatgaaaacaaagaagaaaaagaagcatatGCTCTCACTATTGCTTCTGAGCTTCTTGTTAAAGGCACTGAATATTGTTTAACTCCAATGGCTAAGTGTGGTCTTAATCCACTTATGTCAAGTTCTTTTAACTTATTAGGAAAATGGACTTTAGAAGAAAATCTTAGTTTATCTGAAATTTCCCTTGGAACAAATCTTTGGGACTTTCTTAGCAAAAACCCTTCAATTTTGACTTCCTTTAATGAGTCAATGGCTAGTGACTCTCAAATGGTGAAGTTGGCATTGAAAGATCATAGTGCTGTTTTTGAAGGGTTGGAATCTATTGTAGATGTTGGTGGTGGAAATGGAACCATATCTAAGATTATTAGTGACATGTTTCCCAAATTGAAGTGCATAGTGTTTGACCTTCCACATGTTGTGGAGAATTTTTCAGGAACCAGCAGCAACAATTTAAGCTTTATTGGTGGAGACATGTTCAATTTTATACCTGAGGCTGATGCTGTTCTACTTAAG tgGATTCTACACGATTGGGATGATGAACATTGTGTAAAGATATTGAAGAAATGCAAAGATGCAATTTCAAATAATACTAAAGGAGGAAAAGCAATTGTCATAGATCTTGTGATAAATGAAAAACAAGATGAATTTGGACTTACTCAAATGAAGCTCAGAATGGATATTGCCATGACAACTTTGAATGGAAAggagagaagtgaagaggagtTCAAGAGGCTTTTTTTGGAAGCAGGCTTTCAAGATTATAAAATATTTCCTTTAACCGGAATGTATTCTCTTATTGAGGTTTATCCTTAG